In Oncorhynchus keta strain PuntledgeMale-10-30-2019 unplaced genomic scaffold, Oket_V2 Un_scaffold_1952_pilon_pilon, whole genome shotgun sequence, the sequence tgattgagaaccatacttaggtagccttttcccacctgtgttttgtgggtaattattttttccttttgtgtttgtgtgcatctCGGTTGCGTCACGGTCTTTGCTGTTTACCTGTTTGTTGTTTTGGTTATTTCGGTTTCACTTTCATTAAAAGATGTGGAACTATATGCCCGCTACGCCTTGGTTGATTTatgacagggagtgtgtgtgtgttttgttggtGTTCATCaaaacaaagaaagaaagaaagaaagaaagaaagaaagaaagaaagaaagaaagaaagaaagatgtaccaagctgcgccttggtctcattccAACAACGGACGTAACAACAAGGCTGTTTGGCTCAGAAATATGAATAACTTTGCAGCTATTTCTGATTAATAAATAATTccatgctggtgggtggtaacATTAAAATAAAACCCAGCCCTAAAACAAAAGGTAAACTGAAAAGAATGTGTATTTCATATCATAGGAAAAGGCACTGCATTCACACGGATTTGCAGGAAGTAGGCAGTTTGGAAATATCACTAAACGCCCAAATATATCATATGTTTACTTTGACTAAAACAATGACTTATTTACTTAAATCATTGGGCAACATGAGTAAACCTGGCCATCGTCTTTCTACTCGAAAAAGTGCATTTCTGCTGGAGTGTGCGTTCCAACAATATTGTTTGTGATTTTAAATGCAGTTAATAAGTAAAACCATTTTCAGGGGAACTTTTATTTTGGAAATTAGCCCTATGATCACCTGGCCTTAATGCCGCTATGTTCACAATGCTAGGCCGTTCTTATTATACATCAGTGTGCTGGGCAGGGTTTGGGAATTAACGGGCGTACTGTTGCAGTTATTTTAATCGCTTCGATCAAAACAGTGATTTATCGACTACACTTCAGGTAAGCAATATTTGTTTTATATATACCACTCCTATCCCCATTTGTTTTTCTTTTTATGCGAGGGAAAGCTACCTAGATAGCTAGTCACTATCTGAAATTCCGACAGGGAGGGACAGCAGGGAAGGAAGGCATCGGGAATTACACCCACTGGTCCAAAGCAGAAATGCGTAGCGGGTTATGTAGCTAGCTGGTTATTATCTCTAATTACGTTCTTATTCTCTAATACAATACATAAGTGGATGAGAACATATCACGTCCTTTCAATAAAGCTAAACTGTTCAAGTTGCTGCGAGTCAGTTTAATTGATTTTGCCAGAGCTCAGCTAGACAAGCAAGCTTCACATTCAGACCAGGATCTGTCATTACTCCCCTGTTCTAACCAGCTGGTTAGCCAGCAGCAACTAACCAGCTAATAGAAAACTATTAGAAATATCCTTTCTGCTATATCAGTCAAGAGCCATATAGCTTGATAGCTTCCAGCCATGAAGACTGGTTTACTAATCGTATTATGGAAGCCAGGGATGTGGAGAGAAATTCACCTACTTGGAGAGACTGACTCGTGTAAAGGTGAGCTCAGCAAAGGCAAGCTGCATGTATCCTCAGTAAAGCTGTCCTGTAACGGATGCTTTAGTCAGCTAGCTAGATATTTGACGAGCTCAAAGCCCTATTTCCTATTTCCCTATTTCACACACTTGAACCGGTCTATCTATTTGATTTAGACACATATACTATTTATGGTCATCAGCAAGATTCGCTTAAAAGCAACAGTTAAATTGGCATCGTTtctatattaatgtgttataatACGTTTATTACGATCTGGAAAGAGTCGTTTTTACAGAGAGTTAATAGCAGCCAGAGACAGCATCATGCTCGCATTGTTGTGGACTGACACCCCGAGGGGGAGGAGCGTCCCTGGGTACGTCACCACGCATCTGGCAAGGCCTTCTTTTTTACCTGGCTGGCTCCAGACCAGACTGGTCTTGTTGTTCAACCTGCATTCTGATATTAGGACTTGAATTTAGAAATTAATTGAATTGATTGGGCCAGTTCAAAAGACCCGGTAGACCTAGACTTTGTGATAATATTCAGAAAGTACCCATGGCAATTCTGTCCCTAGAGTCTCCCGCTGTTCCCTTATTCTACCATCCATGGCCATGTAATACTGGCTGGGTAATAATGAATGAATAATGTGGCCCCATTAAGTGCACCGTCACTCCTTTCACACCCTcttcacacacagtcacacacccgCCACAGTCATAGCTGATGTGTGATGAGTGTTCTGGCACCAAATGAGTGCTGTTCATTAGAAGATGGATGGATAACTTGATAATAAAAGTTGATGcaccttttttttttactttggcaAGGGTTTACCCACCTTTTGCGGAAAAAGGCCTAGAAAGCACAAGGTTACTTTGTTCATCGCGAACGACGATCAGTTTACCCTCCCATTTTTCTAAAACCTCTACACCACTGGATGTGACGATGGTCGAACTCGTGTTGAAAAAAATTCACACCATTCCTATTGTGTGTCCCCGCCCATAGGGAAGACAACGAACAAGTAGCCAATGTTTCCCAGCTACACCCTGACTGGATGAGGGATGGGGCGGGAGTATCTCTACATAGAGGATGGCTGTTCTTCTCTGCTCTTTTTATGACCATTTAGTCATGTCATTCTGGAGCTCTTAGTCACTAGTCAGGAGTGTCCAGAAACAAGCACCAGTCTTGAATTATAATGGAGTTATAATGAtgctgtgtcctgtgtgtgtgtacactgtacGTGTGAAGTGCTGCTGGGTGGGTTTGGAATGTCTTGACTTCCTGTCAACTGTGTATTTGGCCCTAAACTGACTTGCTGCTTCCTGGCTAGAGGCCAGGGGTCTCTCAttttcttcctctcactctctctctctctttctctctctctcacacaccctctttctttctgtctcttgctctctctctctctctctctctctctctctctctctctttctgtctgtctctgtctgtctgtctgtctgtctgtctgtctgtctgtctgtctttctttctttctttctttctttctttctttctttctttctttctttctttctttctttctttctttctttctttctctcttctctccctaaccctaaactactTCGTAATGAATTACATGTCATTTTTGTGAacttaatgaaatacaaatgaaaTCTATTAAGAACTATTCTGTCTTGTGTCTCTCAGGCCTCGGCCTCAAGGTGGGGCAGAACAAAGTAGGTGGTGGGGCAGGAAGGCCTAGCCCCCCCATCCTGACAAGAGGCCAGCCCCAGCTTCTGCTCCAGTAGCCCATAGCCTCTTGAGGAGCAAGCAGGGACCATGAGCACAGGCAAACCCAGTGGAATCAAGCCTCCCAGCAAGATAAGCAGGCCAACTGGATTACCGACACGCACCTCCCCTTCCTCTAGTAAGAATCAGCCGCAGggctcattgtgtgtgtgtgtatttttgtgtgtgtgtgtgtgtgttgttgctgCTACTGCTGATGATGATTGTTTTTCCAGCTGCTCCAAAGCCTGTTCCTCCTGAGAAGTCTCCCACCCAGGATGGAGAAATGGACTACCAGGTGGGGGAGAAGGTGTGGGTCAACGGCAACAAGCCAGGATATGTCCACTTCCTGGGGGGAACGCAGTTTGCCCCAGGCCAGTGGGCTGGCATCGTCCTGGATGAGGCCATCGGAAAGAATGACGGGTCGGTGGCGGGGGTCCAGTACTTCCAGTGCGAGGATGGCAGAGGAATATTCACACGCCCCTCCAAGCTGACCAAGACGGCTATGCCAGAGATGCCAGAGGCTAACTGTGGGCAGTCTAACCCTGGCGAGACAGGGGCAAACTCCcctaccactgctgctgctggggcTGCTAATACCACTGGTAACAGCACCAAGACACCGCTGAGCAGAACCATGACGGGCAGTGGGTCAGTGTCCAACCTCTCTGAGACAGACTCAGCCAAGAAGACCAGAAGAGAATTGAGACTGGGAGACCGCGTGCtggtgagtttgtgtgtgtgtgtttgtgtgcgtgtgtgtgtgtcagctcacAGCTCTTGTTCCTtctctactacctcctctctgtctgtctctccgtcattctctctctctctccaggtggggGGTAATAAGTCGGGGGCGGTGAGGTTCATGGGGGAGACAGAGTTTGCCAAGGGGGAGTGGTGTGGACTGGAGCTGGACGAACCACTTGGGAAGAATGATGGAGCCGTGGCTGGATCCAGGTTAGATATGTGACACACAGGTTTATTATCAGTGGTTAAAGCTGTACCTATAGAAAAAGTATTTTAAAAACAACGATAACGATTAAAAAGATGTCCTTCTCTAAATAGTCAAGTGTCATGAAATTCAGTGGTTTTAAAGTTTGACCCGTATAGAGAAAGTCTTAAAAATGATACGTATTAAGAATATGTCCTTCTCATATGTTTCACGTGTGTTCTGGATTTTTGACATCCTCTGATATCCCTTTCAAATGTCTCCAGGTATTTCCAGTGTCTGCCGCGGTACGGCCTGTTTGCGCCGGTCCACAAGGTGAGTCGTATCGGCTTCCCCAGCACCCTGGCTAAAGCCAAGGACTCCTCGCGGAGACGCTCCGCCATGAAGAGGAGTCCCAGCGCCTCCTCCTTGAGCTCCCTGAGCTCTGTCACCTCCTCTGTCAGTGGGAAACCCAGCCGCACTGGCCTggtaagacacacacaaacacgctactgaaaatgcacacgcacacacagcgtTCTTTAtcttctccctgctctctcttctctccacttgtgTCTGTCTCATCTGAATGtgtcctctctatctcttcccccCCCTAGCTGACCGAGACCTCGTCGCGGTATGCTCGTAAGATCTCTGGCACTACAGCGCTACAGGAAGCCCTGAAGGAGAAGCAGCAGCACATCGAGCAGCTATTGGCCGAGAGGGACATGGAACGCGGGGAGGTCGCCAAGGCAACCAGCCATGCTGGGGAGGTGCAGCAGGAACTGTCGCTGCTCACGAAGGTACAGGGGCAGGTGAGGGGAGAAagcacagacaacacacacacacagaaaaatgcAATACACGTGGAATATCCGTCTCCCACACATGCTTTATGTTGTTGACCTATAGCAAACCATGTCAATGCATTGATatggcacgtgtgtgtgtgtgtgttagtatgctATGGAGATGGAGGCTAAGCTAGATCAACTGCGTGAACTGGTGGAGACAGCAGACAGAGACAAGGTGGAGCTGCTGAACCAactggaggaagagaagaggtgggtgggtgtgtgtgtatgcatgcgtgcGTGAAGGAGGGAGGGTAAATGAGAATTGTAGTAGATGGAGGGGTTTTATGGGCTGGTTATGTCAATATTGTTCTCTATGTTAGTATTTTTAAGTGCATTGTTTGGAAAGCATTGCTGTTTTTCGATGCCTGGTATGGGATAGAGCCTGggatgttggaggagaggagaagaggatgactCTTTCTATCTGTCTGACAGGAAAGTGGAAGACCTGCAGTTCACTGTGGAGGAAGCTTGCATCACTAAAGGTGACCTAGAGGTAAACAAATGACCCAGtactctgattctctctctctcacacacacacacacacacacacacacacacacacacacacacacacacacacacacacacacacacacacacacacacacacacacacacacacacacacacacacacacacacacacacacacacacacgcacacacacacacacacctgctaacAGAATCCAGACAGTGTTATTTGAGATGGTGAAATACCACGTAGAGCTGATGTGATGGTGTTACACCGTTATTCCACCTTTCATATTTCAACGGCGAATGAAACACTGATGCAGAATTCCTTCATATCAGCTACTTCCTTTGGTCCGTCATATACATCATTCCCTCATCTGTACTGTCATGACTCAACGTTTTGTTCTATGCCACACCCTTTATACACTCAGAGTACAATGCTGGGTGTGTATTGTTAGGTTCTAAATGAACCTATTAAAAC encodes:
- the LOC118387791 gene encoding CAP-Gly domain-containing linker protein 1 isoform X1, giving the protein MSTGKPSGIKPPSKISRPTGLPTRTSPSSTAPKPVPPEKSPTQDGEMDYQVGEKVWVNGNKPGYVHFLGGTQFAPGQWAGIVLDEAIGKNDGSVAGVQYFQCEDGRGIFTRPSKLTKTAMPEMPEANCGQSNPGETGANSPTTAAAGAANTTGNSTKTPLSRTMTGSGSVSNLSETDSAKKTRRELRLGDRVLVGGNKSGAVRFMGETEFAKGEWCGLELDEPLGKNDGAVAGSRYFQCLPRYGLFAPVHKVSRIGFPSTLAKAKDSSRRRSAMKRSPSASSLSSLSSVTSSVSGKPSRTGLLTETSSRYARKISGTTALQEALKEKQQHIEQLLAERDMERGEVAKATSHAGEVQQELSLLTKVQGQYAMEMEAKLDQLRELVETADRDKVELLNQLEEEKRKVEDLQFTVEEACITKGDLETQTKLEHAHIKELEQSLLFEKTKADKLQRDLEDTRVATVSERSRIMELEREVVELQLRLQSSQQTEGAVSLSPEELSDLKARSQSQEKKICEISVELDNRQEQLRSVEEDKISLEQQLTSLRQKLDAAETDNKTMAQTMHELEKRVEQAGKEREAQREENQRKEKELQDRLTQTAESSERTTHSVEQLTNEKTALEAQVRKRGQGSGQKSACHVADAKQALMWSYVCVCVCVCVCV
- the LOC118387791 gene encoding CAP-Gly domain-containing linker protein 1 isoform X3, coding for MSTGKPSGIKPPSKISRPTGLPTRTSPSSTAPKPVPPEKSPTQDGEMDYQVGEKVWVNGNKPGYVHFLGGTQFAPGQWAGIVLDEAIGKNDGSVAGVQYFQCEDGRGIFTRPSKLTKTAMPEMPEANCGQSNPGETGANSPTTAAAGAANTTGNSTKTPLSRTMTGSGSVSNLSETDSAKKTRRELRLGDRVLVGGNKSGAVRFMGETEFAKGEWCGLELDEPLGKNDGAVAGSRYFQCLPRYGLFAPVHKVSRIGFPSTLAKAKDSSRRRSAMKRSPSASSLSSLSSVTSSVSGKPSRTGLLTETSSRYARKISGTTALQEALKEKQQHIEQLLAERDMERGEVAKATSHAGEVQQELSLLTKVQGQYAMEMEAKLDQLRELVETADRDKVELLNQLEEEKRKVEDLQFTVEEACITKGDLEVATVSERSRIMELEREVVELQLRLQSSQQTEGAVSLSPEELSDLKARSQSQEKKICEISVELDNRQEQLRSVEEDKISLEQQLTSLRQKLDAAETDNKTMAQTMHELEKRVEQAGKEREAQREENQRKEKELQDRLTQTAESSERTTHSVEQLTNEKTALEAQVRKRGQGSGQKSACHVADAKQALMWSYVCVCVCVCVCV
- the LOC118387791 gene encoding CAP-Gly domain-containing linker protein 1 isoform X2; translation: MSTGKPSGIKPPSKISRPTGLPTRTSPSSTAPKPVPPEKSPTQDGEMDYQVGEKVWVNGNKPGYVHFLGGTQFAPGQWAGIVLDEAIGKNDGSVAGVQYFQCEDGRGIFTRPSKLTKTAMPEMPEANCGQSNPGETGANSPTTAAAGAANTTGNSTKTPLSRTMTGSGSVSNLSETDSAKKTRRELRLGDRVLVGGNKSGAVRFMGETEFAKGEWCGLELDEPLGKNDGAVAGSRYFQCLPRYGLFAPVHKVSRIGFPSTLAKAKDSSRRRSAMKRSPSASSLSSLSSVTSSVSGKPSRTGLLTETSSRYARKISGTTALQEALKEKQQHIEQLLAERDMERGEVAKATSHAGEVQQELSLLTKYAMEMEAKLDQLRELVETADRDKVELLNQLEEEKRKVEDLQFTVEEACITKGDLETQTKLEHAHIKELEQSLLFEKTKADKLQRDLEDTRVATVSERSRIMELEREVVELQLRLQSSQQTEGAVSLSPEELSDLKARSQSQEKKICEISVELDNRQEQLRSVEEDKISLEQQLTSLRQKLDAAETDNKTMAQTMHELEKRVEQAGKEREAQREENQRKEKELQDRLTQTAESSERTTHSVEQLTNEKTALEAQVRKRGQGSGQKSACHVADAKQALMWSYVCVCVCVCVCV